ATCGTATATGAACGCCGAGGCGTTATATCCAATGTGGAAAGCTATCCTAAATAACTTTGCTGCCGGCAATGCCGGCCGTTAAAACTCATTCACCACACTTACACTGTTCAGCTTTCAAAGAACGCCGGCGGAAGGGGTGCCTTGCGTCGGCAAATATTATTATACTCTTTCTCAGAGTGGAAAGTCAAGAGAAAAAGGCGCATTTTTGCAATTTTTCTTGTGGGAGGGAGTGTGAGAGCGTCCGTGACGTAGAGGATGATCTCTCTGTCCCATTCAACAACAACGTCATCTCGGCGGTGAGGGCTACTCGAGCTCTCACCGGTAAGAGATCCCCTGAGAAAGAAACGCGAGCCACCGGCTGCGGACCAGCTCAACGGGACAAGAAGAACAATGATAATAATTGCCTTTTGCGGGCGCGCAGCGCCTGCAAAAGGCAATCTCTCTCCGTCAGAACCGCGAGCCCCTGTCTGCGGACCAGACCGGGGTGGGAGGGGCGTTATTCGGGGTCCCCGAAAAATCGCAGATTTTTTGGGGTATAAAGCCCCTGCTCAAGCCGAAGGGCAAGCGTCGCCGTCAAGCGCAAGGCGGAAAAGGCAGAAATGCAGCTTCTTTTCTGCCCCGCCGCAGAGCGCAGACCTGAGGCGCAGACGGGTGCAGGGCAGCCGGCCCTGCTCGCTCTCACCCCACAAAATCATTCGATTTTGCGGGGGCCCCGAGGAGAGTGGTCCGGAGACGAGCTGTTCAACCCGGGCGGGTGTGTACGGGGTCCCCGGCGAAAAAAGTTTCGCTGGGGCAAAATATGCAATACCCGCGAAAAAAAGGGGGGTATGCGAAGGGGGGAAGCCCCCCTTGCCAGAAAGAGCCGTGGAACGGCACTAGCTAAAACAAGCTGTTTCAGCTACCGAATGGGACTTGCGCATGTCCATTACACTCTCCTGTACCGAGGACCGGTCCCTCCCATCTGCCGCCTCCGGCAAGCCGGAGAAAACGGACCGCCCAATCGAGGATACGCTCTGATCGTCAATACCCCGACAATCGCAAGTACTACAACACAATTTATATGACAGGGAGACGCCCCGGCCACAGTCGAGAGAGCAATAATGCGCCCGGATAATTATCCCCGTCGGTCGCGGGAGCGACCGACGGGGATAAAACAACCACCGGCCCCTGCAGGATCCCCGATCCCGCAGGGGCCATGATACTCATTAGCAGCCTACACCCTGATCTTCCCCGCCAGGTCTGCCAGCGCTTTGGCTATCTCCAGTCCCTGAGGACACACAGCCTCGCAGGATTTGCAGCCGATGCAGGCGGAGGGCCGCTTTTCCTTGGGATAGCTCATCAGAGCCATGGGAGCCAAAAAGCCTCCTCCGCTGAAGGTGTGCTCGTTGTAGAGGGCCAGCAGGTCAGGGATATTCAGCTCCCGGGGGCAGTGGCTCACGCAGTATCTGCAGGCAGTGCAGGGCAGAGTCTTTTTGCCCGTCATCTCCCCCGCTATGTCAAAGAGGGTCTGCCGCTCTTTCCCGGACAGAGGCTTGTCCTCGGAGAATATATCTATATTTTCCTCCACCTGGGCCATGTCGGACATGCCCGACAGTGTGACGCACACCTCCGGCACCGACTGGATGAACCTGAAGCACCAGCCCGCGGCGGACTCCTCCGGCCTCAGCGCCAGCTGCTTTTTGCGGGCTTCCTCCGACAGTCTGAGCAGCATGCCGCCCCGCACCGGCTCCATGACCCAGACAGGCAAGCCCAAGCTCCTGCACAGCTCCACCTTGGCCCCGGCCTTCTGGAAATGCCAGTCCAGCCAGTTGAGCTGGATCTGACAAAACTCCATCCGGTCGCCGTATTTGGCCAAAAATCGCTCCATGACCTCCAGGCTGCCGTGGACCGAAAAGCCCAGATGCCTGATGCGGCCCAGGTCCTTCTGGCGGCTGAAATAGTCGTATATGCCGTATTTGGGGTCCAGATACTGCTCTATGTTCAGCTCGCACACGTTGTGTATCAGATAAAAGTCAAAGTATTCTCTCTCGCACTTCCTGAGCTGCTCTTCGAATATCCGCTCAGCGTGGGGCATGTTCGACAGGTCGTAGCCCGGGAATTTGTCCGCCAGATAGTAGCTGTCCCTGTCGTAGGGCCGGAGAGCCTCGGTGATGGCAGTCTCGGAGTTGCCGCCGTGGTAGCCCCAGGCGGTGTCGTAGTAGTTGACGCCCTGTTTCATGGCGTAGGCCACCATTTTGTTCACCAGCTCTCTGTCCGGCTCGTTGTCGTTGCCTCCCTTCACGGGCAGGCGCATGGTACCAAAACCC
This genomic window from Abditibacteriota bacterium contains:
- a CDS encoding aldo/keto reductase — protein: MLYADFAGTKLSRLGFGTMRLPVKGGNDNEPDRELVNKMVAYAMKQGVNYYDTAWGYHGGNSETAITEALRPYDRDSYYLADKFPGYDLSNMPHAERIFEEQLRKCEREYFDFYLIHNVCELNIEQYLDPKYGIYDYFSRQKDLGRIRHLGFSVHGSLEVMERFLAKYGDRMEFCQIQLNWLDWHFQKAGAKVELCRSLGLPVWVMEPVRGGMLLRLSEEARKKQLALRPEESAAGWCFRFIQSVPEVCVTLSGMSDMAQVEENIDIFSEDKPLSGKERQTLFDIAGEMTGKKTLPCTACRYCVSHCPRELNIPDLLALYNEHTFSGGGFLAPMALMSYPKEKRPSACIGCKSCEAVCPQGLEIAKALADLAGKIRV